A genomic window from Acinetobacter chinensis includes:
- a CDS encoding HopJ type III effector protein, producing MAQDLLAQLQTGEAKFADVISYIEARYTHTPAAFQNGAQHNAATENQGSAKVFAFAKLNNLNPEQTLSLFAEHYASVQASPEATDHQNIRQFIQNGWDGIEFESPALTAK from the coding sequence ATGGCTCAGGATTTACTTGCGCAGTTACAGACAGGCGAAGCAAAATTTGCAGATGTGATCAGCTATATAGAAGCCCGTTACACCCATACTCCTGCTGCTTTTCAAAATGGTGCTCAGCATAATGCTGCCACTGAAAATCAGGGCAGTGCCAAAGTCTTTGCTTTTGCAAAGCTGAACAATCTGAACCCTGAGCAGACCTTAAGTCTGTTTGCAGAACATTATGCATCTGTGCAGGCAAGCCCTGAAGCCACAGACCATCAGAACATCCGTCAGTTTATCCAGAATGGCTGGGATGGTATTGAGTTTGAAAGCCCTGCTCTGACTGCAAAATAA
- a CDS encoding protease inhibitor I42 family protein: MKKLLVLMTGAILLAGCGSMSPTVDGQTHVYTLKKKCPSLMEMDVGQVIELTLAENPSTGYGWKVNSEHQLFEIQETYQQGKSNQKNVVGSGGERVFRFTAKKPGEELIDVKHVRAWEGKPVDEWTCRVRIS, translated from the coding sequence ATGAAAAAGTTACTGGTTCTGATGACAGGTGCAATCCTGCTTGCAGGGTGTGGGAGTATGAGCCCAACTGTAGATGGACAGACGCATGTCTATACACTGAAAAAGAAATGCCCATCCTTAATGGAAATGGATGTCGGTCAGGTGATCGAACTGACCCTTGCTGAAAACCCATCTACAGGATATGGCTGGAAAGTAAATTCTGAGCATCAGCTGTTTGAGATTCAGGAAACTTATCAGCAGGGGAAAAGTAATCAGAAAAACGTGGTGGGCAGTGGGGGAGAACGGGTATTCCGTTTTACTGCGAAAAAGCCGGGTGAAGAACTGATTGATGTAAAACATGTCCGGGCATGGGAAGGAAAACCTGTGGATGAATGGACATGTAGGGTGCGTATCTCCTGA
- the crcB gene encoding fluoride efflux transporter CrcB: MNWLLVAAGGAIGASLRYGAGLWLVRPQSLFPWTTWSVNLLGCFLAGVFFAFSQRFPVLQNETRLFIMVGILGGFTTFSSFGLETFQLIRQGQFSVAMLYAFSSLVVGLVCLIAGFYIFQILLANR; the protein is encoded by the coding sequence ATGAACTGGTTACTTGTTGCAGCAGGTGGGGCGATTGGTGCAAGTCTGCGTTATGGGGCAGGACTGTGGCTGGTCAGACCGCAGAGTTTATTTCCATGGACAACCTGGTCGGTCAATCTGCTGGGCTGTTTTCTGGCAGGTGTATTTTTTGCTTTCAGTCAGCGTTTTCCCGTACTTCAGAATGAAACACGGCTGTTTATTATGGTAGGAATACTGGGTGGCTTTACCACATTTTCAAGTTTTGGACTGGAAACTTTTCAGCTGATCCGTCAGGGGCAGTTTTCCGTTGCTATGCTCTATGCATTTTCCAGTCTGGTTGTGGGATTGGTGTGCCTGATTGCCGGTTTTTATATTTTTCAGATTTTGCTG